From a single Couchioplanes caeruleus genomic region:
- a CDS encoding group II truncated hemoglobin, translated as MGETPTLYEWAGGMAAMDRLTDAFYARVVEDDLLGPLFTRMPPEHAHHVAVWLAEVFGGPPAYTREHGGYPRMLSMHLGMAITEPQRRRWVNLIQDAADDVGLPGDPEFRAAFLGYIEWGTRLARQNSQPGADVVRDAPVPRWGWGVAPPYLG; from the coding sequence ATGGGGGAGACACCGACGCTGTACGAGTGGGCCGGCGGCATGGCCGCGATGGACCGGCTGACCGACGCCTTCTACGCCCGGGTGGTCGAGGACGACCTGCTCGGGCCGCTGTTCACCCGGATGCCGCCGGAGCACGCGCACCACGTGGCCGTGTGGCTCGCGGAGGTGTTCGGCGGGCCGCCCGCGTACACGCGGGAGCACGGCGGCTATCCGCGCATGCTGTCGATGCACCTGGGCATGGCGATCACCGAGCCGCAGCGCCGCCGCTGGGTGAACCTCATCCAGGACGCCGCGGACGACGTCGGGCTGCCCGGGGACCCCGAGTTCCGCGCCGCGTTCCTCGGCTACATCGAGTGGGGTACGCGCCTGGCCCGCCAGAACTCCCAGCCCGGCGCCGACGTCGTCCGGGACGCGCCGGTGCCGCGCTGGGGCTGGGGTGTCGCTCCGCCCTACCTCGGGTAG
- a CDS encoding DUF349 domain-containing protein, producing MNDWTTFGRVDADGTVYVKTAEGDRVVGSWQAGTPEEGLAHFARRFADLVTEVDLVEARLKSGAADASHSLSSIKRLRATLDEAHVVGDIDGLAARLDRLTAIADEKAGEAKAAREVARTEALARKTALVEEAEQIAAEATGWKSAGDRLKEILDEWKTIRGVDKKTDGELWKRFAAARDGFTRRRGAHFATLDGQRKQAQTAKEELVKEAETLAGSSEWGPTASRLKELMNEWKAAPRAAKEAEQRLWERFRGAQDAFFTRRSEVFSARDAEYKGNLEKKQAVLAELEAVDVDADPRGAQNRLRDLQAAWHDAGRVPRESAASLERRWRAAEERIRVAMDSAWRKTTPQDNPLLQQMREQVAEAEQRLARAQAAGDSRRIKEAEQALASKRQFLALAEQAG from the coding sequence ATGAACGACTGGACGACCTTCGGGCGCGTGGATGCCGACGGCACCGTGTACGTGAAGACGGCCGAGGGCGACCGGGTGGTCGGCTCATGGCAGGCGGGCACGCCCGAGGAGGGCCTGGCCCACTTCGCCCGGCGCTTCGCCGACCTGGTCACCGAGGTCGACCTCGTGGAGGCCCGGCTCAAGTCCGGCGCGGCGGACGCATCGCACTCGCTGAGCAGCATCAAGCGGCTGCGCGCGACGCTCGACGAGGCGCACGTCGTCGGCGACATCGACGGGCTGGCGGCGCGCCTGGACCGGCTCACCGCGATCGCGGACGAGAAGGCCGGCGAGGCCAAGGCCGCCCGCGAGGTGGCCCGCACGGAGGCGCTCGCCCGCAAGACCGCGCTGGTCGAGGAGGCGGAGCAGATCGCCGCCGAGGCGACCGGCTGGAAGAGCGCGGGCGACCGGCTCAAGGAGATCCTCGACGAGTGGAAGACGATCCGCGGCGTCGACAAGAAGACCGACGGTGAGCTCTGGAAGCGCTTCGCGGCCGCCCGCGACGGCTTCACCCGCCGCCGCGGCGCCCACTTCGCCACCCTCGACGGCCAGCGCAAGCAGGCGCAGACCGCCAAGGAGGAGCTGGTCAAGGAGGCGGAGACCCTCGCCGGCTCCTCGGAGTGGGGCCCGACCGCGTCCCGGCTCAAGGAGCTGATGAACGAGTGGAAGGCCGCGCCGCGCGCGGCCAAGGAGGCCGAGCAGCGGCTCTGGGAACGTTTCCGGGGTGCGCAGGACGCCTTCTTCACCCGCCGCAGCGAGGTCTTCTCCGCCCGCGACGCCGAGTACAAGGGCAACCTGGAGAAGAAGCAGGCGGTGCTGGCCGAGCTCGAGGCCGTGGACGTCGACGCGGACCCGCGCGGCGCCCAGAACAGGCTGCGCGACCTGCAGGCGGCCTGGCACGACGCCGGCCGGGTGCCCCGCGAGTCGGCCGCCTCACTGGAGCGCCGCTGGCGCGCCGCCGAGGAGCGCATCCGGGTCGCCATGGACTCGGCGTGGCGCAAGACCACCCCGCAGGACAACCCGCTGCTGCAGCAGATGCGGGAGCAGGTGGCCGAGGCCGAGCAGCGCCTCGCCCGGGCGCAGGCCGCCGGCGACAGCCGCCGCATCAAGGAGGCCGAGCAGGCGCTCGCCTCCAAGAGGCAGTTCCTGGCTCTGGCCGAACAGGCCGGCTGA
- a CDS encoding winged helix-turn-helix transcriptional regulator has product MELTTDVIGGRWRTVILSRLKEGVHRYGELRRLVPGISEKMLSQRLRELEADGLITRRDRGTVPPHVEYDLTEEGRSLAPVLQALYDWGVARAARTGVEVGS; this is encoded by the coding sequence GTGGAGCTGACGACCGACGTGATCGGCGGCCGCTGGCGCACGGTGATCCTGTCCCGGCTCAAGGAGGGCGTGCACCGCTACGGCGAGCTGCGCCGGCTGGTACCGGGCATCAGCGAGAAGATGCTCAGCCAGCGCCTGCGCGAGCTGGAGGCGGACGGGCTGATCACGCGGCGCGACCGGGGCACCGTCCCGCCGCACGTCGAGTACGACCTCACGGAGGAGGGCCGCAGCCTCGCCCCCGTCCTGCAGGCGCTCTACGACTGGGGAGTCGCCCGGGCGGCCCGGACCGGGGTCGAGGTGGGCTCCTAG
- the hflX gene encoding GTPase HflX, with protein MRTELFEPDVTTGELELEERHSLRRVAGLSTELTDITEVEYRQLRLERVVLVGVWTEGSVSDAENSLTELAALAETAGSQVLEGLIQRRSRPDSATFIGRGKVDELRDVVISTGADTVICDGELSPSQLRNLEQKTKVKVVDRTALILDIFAQHAKSKEGKAQVELAQLQYLLPRLRGWGESLSRQGGGAGGGSGGGGVGTRGPGETKLETDRRRINHRIAKLRREIKAMRTVRQTKRSRRSTSGVPAVAIAGYTNAGKSSLLNRLTSAGVLVEDALFATLDPTTRRTAAEDGRVFTLSDTVGFVRHLPHQIVEAFRSTLEEVSYADLVVHVVDGAHPDPEGQVTAVREVLGEVGADRIPELLVVNKVDAADEETMLRLKRTWPDAIFVSARSGLGIAELHAAIAQRLPRPAVDLRVILPYDRGDLVARIHRRGQVLDTRHTDEGSELRVRVDEQLAAELAPYRA; from the coding sequence TTGCGAACTGAGCTTTTCGAACCCGACGTCACCACCGGTGAGCTGGAACTCGAGGAACGGCACTCGCTACGGCGCGTCGCCGGCCTCTCCACCGAGCTCACGGACATCACCGAGGTCGAGTACAGGCAGCTGCGGCTCGAGCGAGTAGTCCTGGTCGGCGTCTGGACCGAGGGCAGCGTCTCCGACGCCGAGAACTCGCTGACCGAGCTGGCGGCGCTGGCCGAGACGGCCGGCTCCCAGGTGCTCGAAGGCCTCATCCAACGACGTTCCCGCCCGGACTCGGCCACCTTCATCGGCCGCGGCAAGGTCGACGAACTGCGCGACGTGGTCATCTCCACGGGCGCCGACACCGTCATCTGCGACGGCGAGTTGTCGCCGTCCCAGCTGCGCAATCTCGAGCAGAAGACCAAGGTCAAGGTCGTCGACCGTACGGCGCTGATCCTCGACATCTTCGCCCAGCACGCGAAGAGCAAGGAAGGTAAGGCGCAGGTCGAGCTGGCCCAGCTGCAGTACCTGCTGCCCCGGCTGCGAGGCTGGGGTGAGTCGCTCTCCCGGCAGGGCGGTGGAGCCGGTGGCGGTTCGGGCGGCGGTGGCGTGGGCACCCGTGGTCCCGGTGAGACGAAGCTGGAAACCGACCGGCGCCGGATCAACCACCGCATCGCGAAGCTGCGGCGGGAGATCAAGGCGATGCGGACCGTACGCCAGACGAAGCGGTCCCGCCGTTCGACCAGCGGCGTCCCGGCCGTGGCGATCGCCGGTTACACCAACGCCGGCAAGTCGAGCCTGCTCAACCGGCTGACGTCGGCGGGCGTGCTGGTGGAGGACGCCCTGTTCGCCACCCTCGACCCGACGACCCGGCGCACGGCCGCCGAGGACGGGCGCGTGTTCACGCTCTCCGACACGGTCGGCTTCGTCCGGCACCTGCCCCACCAGATCGTCGAGGCGTTCCGCTCGACGCTGGAGGAGGTGTCGTACGCGGACCTCGTCGTGCACGTCGTCGACGGCGCCCACCCCGACCCCGAGGGTCAGGTCACGGCCGTACGGGAGGTGCTGGGTGAGGTCGGCGCCGACCGGATCCCGGAGCTCCTCGTGGTCAACAAGGTCGACGCCGCGGACGAGGAGACGATGCTGCGGCTCAAGCGCACGTGGCCCGACGCGATCTTCGTCTCGGCCCGCTCCGGGCTGGGCATCGCCGAGCTGCACGCGGCCATCGCGCAGCGGCTGCCACGGCCGGCGGTGGACCTGCGGGTGATCCTCCCGTACGACCGGGGCGACCTCGTGGCCCGCATCCACCGGCGTGGACAGGTCCTGGACACCCGGCACACCGACGAGGGCTCCGAGCTCCGCGTACGGGTGGACGAGCAGCTCGCCGCCGAGCTGGCGCCTTACCGGGCATAA
- a CDS encoding glycerophosphodiester phosphodiesterase — protein sequence MAALHRVAHRGYSAVAPENTLPAFAAGVLAGATFIEFDVRTTADGVPVVIHDRTVDRTTDGSGKVWELTLDEIARLDAGSWFSPAYAGIGVPRLSEVLELLRPHAVLADEAEQAGVTPSVAPRVELLLEIKPPATLEQVKVILGQVADAGLLARTVVQSFDPAIVRLAGEAAPDVRRGLLRDGFDTSQVEVAGELGVSYCNPSMNAVLGSPETVAALADAGVAVMPWTANDIALWPDLVQAGVAGLITDHTGELTGWAAGRQKVSAGAWSSSA from the coding sequence ATGGCGGCGCTGCACCGCGTGGCGCACCGCGGATATTCCGCCGTCGCGCCCGAGAACACCCTGCCCGCCTTCGCCGCGGGCGTCCTCGCCGGCGCCACGTTCATCGAGTTCGACGTCCGTACGACCGCCGACGGCGTACCCGTGGTCATCCACGACCGCACGGTCGACCGGACGACGGACGGCTCCGGCAAGGTCTGGGAGCTCACCCTCGACGAGATCGCGCGGCTGGACGCGGGCTCCTGGTTCTCCCCGGCGTACGCGGGGATCGGCGTGCCCCGGCTGAGCGAGGTGCTGGAGCTGCTGCGCCCGCACGCCGTCCTCGCCGACGAGGCGGAGCAGGCCGGCGTCACGCCGTCGGTGGCGCCGCGGGTCGAGCTGCTGCTGGAGATCAAGCCGCCCGCCACGCTCGAACAGGTAAAGGTCATCCTCGGCCAGGTCGCCGACGCGGGGCTGCTCGCCCGTACGGTCGTGCAGAGCTTCGACCCGGCGATCGTGCGTCTCGCCGGTGAGGCCGCCCCGGACGTGCGCCGGGGCCTGCTGCGCGACGGCTTCGACACCTCCCAGGTCGAGGTGGCCGGTGAGCTGGGTGTCTCCTACTGCAACCCGTCCATGAACGCGGTGCTCGGCTCACCGGAGACAGTCGCCGCGCTGGCGGACGCCGGGGTGGCTGTCATGCCCTGGACGGCCAACGACATCGCGCTCTGGCCGGACCTGGTCCAGGCCGGTGTGGCCGGGCTCATCACCGACCACACCGGGGAGCTCACGGGCTGGGCCGCCGGACGTCAGAAGGTCTCCGCCGGGGCCTGGTCCAGCTCGGCCTGA
- the dapF gene encoding diaminopimelate epimerase, which produces MLFTKGHGTGNDFVILPDPDGALDLTPSLVAALCDRHRGIGADGVLRVVRAAKHPDGAGHAAEAEWFMDYWNSDGSAAEMCGNGVRVFTRYLLSEGLATAGPEGLPVATRAGVVRALIEGPLISVHMRTPEVYAAGTATVGPLTMPGMAVNCGNPHLVSALHDGVELAALDLHVAPGYDPALFPEGVNVEFTTPGEPVDGTDLHVHMRVYERGSAETLSCGSGALAVGAVALRDAGLATGVVAVDLPGGRLTVTADGEGRWWLAGPAVLVATGEVDVRALG; this is translated from the coding sequence GTGTTGTTCACCAAGGGCCACGGCACCGGCAACGACTTCGTCATCCTTCCCGACCCGGACGGGGCGCTCGATCTGACACCGTCGCTCGTCGCGGCGCTGTGCGACCGCCACCGCGGCATCGGCGCGGACGGCGTCCTGCGGGTCGTGCGCGCCGCCAAGCACCCGGACGGCGCGGGCCACGCGGCCGAAGCCGAGTGGTTCATGGACTACTGGAACTCCGACGGGTCCGCGGCCGAGATGTGCGGCAACGGGGTCCGGGTCTTCACCCGCTACCTGCTCAGCGAGGGTCTCGCGACGGCCGGCCCGGAGGGCCTCCCGGTCGCCACCCGCGCCGGCGTCGTGCGCGCGCTGATCGAGGGCCCGCTCATCTCCGTCCACATGAGGACCCCCGAGGTGTACGCCGCCGGCACCGCGACCGTCGGCCCGCTGACCATGCCGGGCATGGCCGTGAACTGCGGCAACCCGCACCTGGTCAGCGCGCTGCACGACGGGGTGGAGCTGGCGGCGCTGGACCTGCACGTGGCGCCGGGCTACGACCCGGCCCTGTTCCCCGAGGGCGTCAACGTCGAGTTCACCACCCCGGGCGAGCCCGTCGACGGCACCGACCTGCACGTGCACATGCGGGTCTACGAGCGCGGCTCGGCCGAGACGCTGTCCTGCGGCTCCGGGGCCCTGGCGGTCGGGGCCGTGGCGCTGCGCGACGCCGGCCTGGCCACGGGAGTGGTCGCGGTGGACCTCCCGGGCGGGCGGCTCACCGTCACCGCCGACGGCGAGGGCCGCTGGTGGCTGGCCGGGCCGGCGGTGCTCGTCGCCACCGGCGAGGTCGACGTGAGGGCGCTCGGCTGA
- the lexA gene encoding transcriptional repressor LexA has protein sequence MSSDDRTIRQDQKDSKLEAAGARAALRRRSPARSRAADAPQLRSVTPVVSQFPDLVTADLTARQRRILEFIKDWVERYGYPPSVREIGEAVGLVSPSSVAYQLKELEKKGFLRRDPNRPRAVDVRSPSDMVDDETLRSARPTPAYVPLVGRIAAGGPILAEQAVEEFFPLPRELVGEGEVFMLEVKGDSMIDAAICNGDWVVVRQQPTANVGDIVAAMIDGEATVKSYRQRDGHVWLMPANPAFDPIPGDDATIMGRVVAVLRRV, from the coding sequence GTGTCGAGCGACGACCGGACGATCCGGCAAGACCAGAAGGACTCCAAGCTTGAGGCCGCGGGCGCCAGGGCGGCCCTGCGCCGTCGTTCCCCGGCCCGCTCCCGCGCCGCGGACGCGCCGCAGCTGCGGTCGGTCACCCCGGTGGTCAGCCAGTTCCCGGATCTGGTCACTGCCGATCTGACGGCCCGGCAACGCCGGATCCTCGAGTTCATCAAGGACTGGGTGGAGCGGTACGGCTATCCCCCGAGCGTCCGCGAGATCGGCGAGGCGGTCGGGCTGGTCTCCCCGTCGAGCGTCGCGTACCAGCTGAAGGAGCTCGAGAAGAAGGGCTTCCTGCGCCGCGACCCCAACCGCCCGCGCGCCGTGGACGTGCGCTCGCCGAGCGACATGGTCGACGACGAGACGCTGCGGTCGGCGCGCCCGACCCCGGCGTACGTTCCGCTCGTGGGCCGCATCGCGGCCGGTGGGCCGATCCTGGCCGAGCAGGCGGTGGAGGAGTTCTTCCCGCTGCCGCGCGAGCTCGTCGGCGAGGGCGAGGTCTTCATGCTCGAGGTCAAGGGCGACTCGATGATCGACGCGGCGATCTGCAACGGCGACTGGGTGGTGGTCCGCCAGCAGCCGACGGCGAACGTCGGTGACATCGTCGCCGCGATGATCGACGGCGAGGCCACGGTGAAGAGCTACCGGCAACGCGACGGGCACGTGTGGCTGATGCCGGCGAACCCGGCGTTCGACCCGATCCCCGGCGACGACGCGACCATCATGGGCCGGGTCGTGGCGGTGCTGCGCCGCGTCTGA
- the miaA gene encoding tRNA (adenosine(37)-N6)-dimethylallyltransferase MiaA, translating into MPLLPPPGVVAVVGPTAAGKTALSLALAHALGGEVVNADSMQLYRGMDIGTAKLPPDEREGVPHHVLDLWDVTFPASVAEYQEAARSAVEDIAARGRVPLLVGGSGLYVRAVLEDFEFPGTDPAIRERWEAELAEAGPARLHERLREADPEAAAKILPSNGRRIVRALEVIEMTGAPFTAALPEPRPYYDAVQVGVDRETGELDRRIADRVDLMWAAGLVEEVRALDRAGLREGRTASRALGYQQALAQLDGRLTEAQARDETVRATRRFVRRQRSWFRRDPRVTWLDGASPTCVEDALAACSAAAR; encoded by the coding sequence GTGCCGTTGCTCCCACCCCCCGGAGTGGTCGCCGTCGTCGGGCCCACCGCCGCCGGCAAGACCGCGCTCAGCCTGGCCCTCGCCCACGCCCTCGGCGGCGAGGTGGTGAACGCGGACTCCATGCAGCTCTACCGCGGGATGGACATCGGGACCGCGAAACTGCCCCCCGACGAGCGGGAAGGCGTCCCGCACCACGTCCTGGACCTCTGGGACGTCACGTTCCCGGCGAGCGTCGCGGAATACCAGGAGGCGGCCCGGTCGGCCGTGGAGGACATCGCCGCGCGGGGCCGCGTACCCCTCTTGGTCGGGGGTTCGGGGTTGTACGTCCGGGCCGTGCTGGAGGACTTCGAATTTCCCGGCACGGATCCCGCCATTCGGGAACGCTGGGAGGCGGAGCTCGCCGAGGCGGGCCCGGCGCGGCTGCACGAACGGCTGCGGGAGGCCGACCCGGAGGCCGCCGCCAAGATCCTTCCGTCCAACGGGCGGCGGATCGTCCGGGCGCTGGAGGTCATCGAGATGACCGGCGCGCCGTTCACCGCGGCGCTGCCCGAGCCCCGGCCGTACTACGACGCCGTCCAGGTCGGTGTGGACCGGGAGACCGGCGAGCTGGACCGGCGCATCGCCGACCGGGTCGACCTCATGTGGGCGGCCGGGCTGGTCGAGGAGGTACGCGCCCTCGACCGCGCCGGCCTGCGCGAGGGGCGTACGGCGAGCCGCGCGCTCGGCTACCAGCAGGCCCTCGCCCAGCTCGACGGGAGGCTCACCGAGGCGCAGGCACGGGACGAGACCGTACGGGCGACCCGCCGCTTCGTCCGCCGGCAACGCTCCTGGTTCCGTCGCGACCCGCGTGTCACCTGGCTCGACGGTGCCTCGCCCACGTGTGTGGAGGACGCGTTGGCGGCCTGTTCGGCGGCTGCGCGATGA
- a CDS encoding LysM peptidoglycan-binding domain-containing protein: MVLSFFVLMASLASAVLWTTASRADEPVQGPAPTVVVQPNDSLWSIAERVAPDRAPLGVIDDIRQLNDIDDWYVYAGETLVVPRGR; encoded by the coding sequence GTGGTCCTGAGCTTCTTCGTGCTGATGGCGTCGCTCGCCAGCGCAGTGTTGTGGACCACTGCCTCCCGCGCCGACGAGCCGGTGCAAGGCCCGGCGCCCACGGTCGTGGTGCAGCCGAACGACTCCCTGTGGTCGATCGCGGAGCGGGTCGCGCCGGACCGCGCGCCGCTCGGTGTGATCGACGACATCCGTCAACTCAACGACATCGACGACTGGTACGTCTACGCGGGCGAAACCTTGGTCGTCCCGCGCGGGCGCTGA
- the nrdR gene encoding transcriptional regulator NrdR, with product MRCPYCRHADSRVVDSREADDGQLIRRRRSCPECGKRFTTVEEAVLAVVKRSGVTEPFSRTKIMSGVRKACQGRPVDEDSIALLAQRVEETVRAKGAAEVPSHDVGLAILTPLRELDQVAYLRFASVYKSFDSLDEFEREISELREAASTRETAGARHVVPTRPGGRRPAGPDAPDARMPKIGDRSP from the coding sequence GTGCGGTGCCCGTACTGCCGGCACGCGGATTCCCGCGTGGTCGACTCGCGTGAGGCCGACGACGGTCAGCTGATCCGTCGCCGTCGCTCGTGCCCCGAGTGCGGCAAGCGGTTCACCACCGTCGAGGAGGCGGTGCTCGCTGTGGTCAAGCGCAGCGGCGTCACCGAGCCCTTCAGCCGGACGAAGATCATGAGCGGGGTGCGCAAGGCCTGCCAGGGCCGGCCCGTCGACGAGGACTCGATCGCCCTGCTCGCTCAGCGCGTGGAGGAGACGGTCCGAGCGAAGGGGGCGGCCGAGGTGCCGAGCCACGACGTCGGTCTGGCTATCCTCACTCCGCTGCGCGAGCTGGACCAGGTCGCCTACCTCAGATTCGCGAGCGTCTATAAGTCGTTCGACTCGCTGGACGAGTTCGAGCGCGAGATCTCCGAGCTGCGGGAGGCGGCGAGCACCAGGGAGACGGCGGGCGCGCGGCACGTCGTGCCCACCAGGCCGGGCGGGCGGCGCCCGGCGGGCCCGGATGCGCCGGACGCCCGGATGCCCAAGATCGGCGACCGGTCGCCCTAG
- a CDS encoding NAD-dependent malic enzyme: MAPDIPEAQQCGYSPANDGGTPVVTTRLPSAGFSITIRIAVTADASSIGRLTTCVGEAGAIVTALDVVDSDPGRVLVDLTCDTADSTHADQVVKNLEEQDGVDVRKVSDRTFLLHLGGKIEVSSKVALRNRDELSRAYTPGVARVCMAIAENPADARRLTIKRNTVAVVSDGSAVLGLGNIGPAAAMPVMEGKAALFKRFGGVDAWPVVLDTQDTDEIVSIVKAIAPAYGGINLEDIAAPRCFEIEMRLRELLDIPVFHDDQHGTAICVLAALTNALRVVGKNLADVKVVVSGAGAAGTAIMKLLLRQGVGDIIAYDRRGALHRGMDDLNPTWEWLVENTNRDNYSGDLPGAIVGADVFIGVSAPNLLTGDDIAQMADKSIVFALANPDPEVDPREARKHAAVVATGRSDQPNQINNVLAFPGVFRGMLDVAAEEFTEEMALAAAMAIANVVGEEKINPTVIIPSVFDARVTPAVAAAIRATVKGSPPPQNQAAVPQAELDQAPAETF; this comes from the coding sequence ATGGCCCCCGATATTCCGGAAGCGCAACAATGCGGATACTCACCCGCCAACGACGGAGGGACTCCCGTGGTGACCACCCGCCTGCCCAGCGCAGGATTCTCGATCACGATCCGGATCGCCGTGACCGCCGACGCCTCGTCCATCGGCCGGCTCACCACCTGTGTGGGTGAGGCGGGCGCGATCGTGACGGCCCTCGACGTGGTGGACTCCGACCCCGGCCGGGTCCTCGTCGACCTCACCTGCGACACCGCCGACTCCACCCACGCCGACCAGGTCGTCAAGAACCTGGAGGAACAGGACGGCGTGGACGTGCGGAAGGTGTCCGACCGTACGTTCCTGCTGCACCTCGGCGGCAAGATCGAGGTGTCGTCCAAGGTCGCGCTGCGCAACCGTGACGAGCTGTCGCGGGCGTACACGCCGGGCGTGGCGCGGGTCTGCATGGCCATCGCGGAGAACCCCGCCGACGCGCGCCGGCTGACCATCAAGCGCAACACGGTCGCGGTGGTCAGCGACGGCTCCGCGGTCCTCGGGCTGGGCAACATCGGCCCGGCCGCGGCGATGCCGGTGATGGAGGGCAAGGCGGCGCTCTTCAAGCGGTTCGGTGGCGTGGACGCCTGGCCGGTGGTGCTCGACACCCAGGACACCGACGAGATCGTCAGCATCGTGAAGGCGATCGCGCCGGCGTACGGGGGGATCAACCTCGAGGACATCGCGGCGCCGCGGTGCTTCGAGATCGAGATGCGGCTGCGCGAGCTGCTGGACATCCCGGTCTTCCACGACGACCAGCACGGCACCGCGATCTGCGTGCTGGCCGCGCTGACGAACGCGCTGCGGGTGGTCGGCAAGAACCTGGCGGACGTCAAGGTCGTCGTGTCGGGCGCGGGTGCCGCGGGTACGGCGATCATGAAGCTGCTGCTGCGTCAGGGCGTGGGCGACATCATCGCGTACGACCGCAGGGGCGCGCTGCACCGCGGCATGGACGACCTGAACCCGACGTGGGAATGGCTGGTGGAGAACACCAACCGGGACAACTACTCGGGTGACCTCCCGGGCGCGATCGTCGGGGCGGACGTCTTCATCGGGGTCAGCGCCCCGAACCTGCTGACCGGCGACGACATCGCCCAGATGGCCGACAAGTCGATCGTCTTCGCGCTGGCGAACCCGGACCCGGAGGTGGACCCGCGGGAGGCCCGCAAGCACGCCGCCGTCGTGGCAACCGGCCGCTCCGACCAGCCCAACCAGATCAACAACGTGCTGGCGTTCCCGGGCGTCTTCCGCGGCATGCTCGACGTGGCCGCCGAGGAGTTCACCGAGGAGATGGCGCTCGCCGCGGCGATGGCCATCGCGAACGTGGTCGGCGAGGAGAAGATCAACCCGACGGTGATCATCCCCAGCGTGTTCGACGCGCGCGTGACCCCGGCCGTGGCCGCGGCCATCCGCGCGACCGTCAAGGGCAGCCCGCCCCCGCAGAACCAGGCGGCGGTGCCTCAGGCCGAGCTGGACCAGGCCCCGGCGGAGACCTTCTGA